The following nucleotide sequence is from Mycobacterium sp. Z3061.
GCACGGCGAGTATGCGAGTCCGGCACTTCCGCGCGCCATCCGACTGCGATGTGTGAGTCGGCGTGGCGGAAGCCGCTCGGATGTATCACCCGGATCAGTGTCGGCAGTGCACCGACGCCGCCAATTCACCAAACAAAATTGTTGCATCGGAGATGACCATGTCGCACTTTCCGCAAATAGCCACAAGGCGTGACTGAATTTGCTCAGGAACACCATTTTTTGATCAATATTGGCCTTGCGTAAACCCTTCACGAGCAGAGGTCCGGATCGTAGTATTGGCCGATGCCGGGACGCTTCGCTGCACGCGATGAAGCCAGGCCCGGTGGGGTTTTTGACCGCCTCAGCAATATTATTATTCGCTGGCCGTTACCGGTCGTCGGGCTTTGGATAACCGTCACCGCTGCGATGATGATGACACTGCCGTCTCTGCATTCTCAGGCCATCAAAAGGCAGCAGGCACCGCTGCCCGATACGGCTCCGTCGATCAATATAAATAAACAGATAGGCCAGACTTTTCACGAAATTGAAGGCGGATCTCTGCTGTTCGTGGTACTAACCGATGATCATGGTTTGGGCCCTGGCGACGAAACCGTCTACCGCAAGTTGATCGATAACTTGCGGCACGACTCGCAGGACAGAATCGTAGTTCAGGACTTCCTCGACACGCCTGCGCTTCGTGAGGTTTTCGAAAGCAAAGATAAAAAGGCATGGAATTTGCCGATAAACCTTCCCGGCGATGGCCCGTCCGCTGCCACACAACAGGCTTACCGAAATGTTGCGGAAGTCGTGAAGAAGTCCGTCACGGGAACCAGCCTGACTTTCAGCCTCAGCGGTCCCGTTGCCACGATATCCGACTTTCAACAGCTGGGCGAAAAAGATTCCCGCGTCATCGAAATCGGCACCATAATCAGCGTCCTCGCAATACTTTTTGTGGTGTACCGAAATGTTGTCACAATGCTGCTTCCGATTGTCACCATCGGGGTATCCGTGCTGTTCGCCCAAGGCACTTTGTCAGGTCTCGCCGAGCATGGTTTGGCACTGAACATGCAAGTCATCGGTTTCATCAGCGCGGTGATGATCGGCGCGGGCACCGACTATGCCGTTTTCCTCATCAGCCGCTATCACGACTATGTCCGGCAGGGCGTCGCCACTGACGAAGCCGTCAGGCGGGCACTGCTCTCAATCGGCAGAGTCATCATCGCGTCGGCGGCCACCGTCGCCGTCACATTCTTGGCAATGGTGTTCACCCGCTTGAAGGTGTTCTCAGCGGTGGGCCCAGCGACCGCGATCTCAATCGCCGTGTCACTGCTGGCGGCCGTGACCCTGTTGCCTGCAATCCTGGTACTTACGGGGCGGCGGGGCTGGATAAACCCTCGCCGGGATCTGACAAAGCGCTTCTGGCGCCGGTCGGGGACCATGATCGCACGCCGGCCCGCCAGATTTCTGGTCGGTAGCCTCGTGGCGCTGATCGCGCTCGCCGGAACTACCAGCCTTGCCCGCTTGAGCTTCGACGACCTGCGGTTCTTGCCGCAAGATGTCGGCAGCGTGGCCGGCTACCAGCAGATCAACCGACATTTTCCGTTGAATACCATGACGCCGGCCGTCCTGCTCGTGCAATCGCCCCGCGACCTGCGCACCCCGGCTGCGTTGGCCGACCTGGAAGCAATGGCCAACAGGATCAGCGAACTGCCCGACATCGCCATGGTTCGGGGCCTGACCCGGCCTTACGGCGAGCCGGTCGAGCAGATGACGGCCTCCTTTCAAACCGGCGAAGTCGGCGGCAGGCTCAATCAAGCCTCAACGACCATCTCAAATCGCATCGGGGATCTCGACACGCTGGCCGGAAGTAGCCGGCAGATGGCCGGCGCGCTCACACGGGTACGCGAACGAGTCGCGGACGCGATGTCCGGTGCCGACAAGCTCCTGACCGAGTTGGAAGAACTGCAAGGAGTGCTGACCGCCAACCACACCAGCCAACAGCTCGGCAGCGCGGCGAAAATACTCGGCAGCATGACCGCGCTCAGCGGCAACCTGAGCGCGACCGTGTCGGGCGCCCAACAGATTGCGCGGTGGGCAGGCCCGATAGTGGCCGCCCTTTCATCCAGCCCCGGGTGCGGCACCGACCCTGGCTGCGTCCGCTCACGCAACGAATTGGCGTCACTCGTCGCTGCCGATAACGATGGCACTCTTGAGTCAATCGCCGCGCTGGCTGCGAGTTTCCGAGATATACGGGATGCCGAGACCGTCACCCTGACGATAAACAAGCTCGGGCAGCAACTGAGCCAGGCCGTCAACTTCCTGAAGACAGGCGGCGGCCTGCGTTCCCGCATGACGCAGATGACGCAGGGAGCGAACGCTCTGGCCGACGGCGGCACAGCAGTCGCTGACGGAGTGCAGCAATTGGTCGACCGTACCAAGCAGCTGGGGACTGGACTGAGCGATGCGTCCTCCTTCCTGCTGGACATCAAGCACGACGCGCACCGTCGGTCGATGACCGG
It contains:
- a CDS encoding RND family transporter, whose amino-acid sequence is MPGRFAARDEARPGGVFDRLSNIIIRWPLPVVGLWITVTAAMMMTLPSLHSQAIKRQQAPLPDTAPSININKQIGQTFHEIEGGSLLFVVLTDDHGLGPGDETVYRKLIDNLRHDSQDRIVVQDFLDTPALREVFESKDKKAWNLPINLPGDGPSAATQQAYRNVAEVVKKSVTGTSLTFSLSGPVATISDFQQLGEKDSRVIEIGTIISVLAILFVVYRNVVTMLLPIVTIGVSVLFAQGTLSGLAEHGLALNMQVIGFISAVMIGAGTDYAVFLISRYHDYVRQGVATDEAVRRALLSIGRVIIASAATVAVTFLAMVFTRLKVFSAVGPATAISIAVSLLAAVTLLPAILVLTGRRGWINPRRDLTKRFWRRSGTMIARRPARFLVGSLVALIALAGTTSLARLSFDDLRFLPQDVGSVAGYQQINRHFPLNTMTPAVLLVQSPRDLRTPAALADLEAMANRISELPDIAMVRGLTRPYGEPVEQMTASFQTGEVGGRLNQASTTISNRIGDLDTLAGSSRQMAGALTRVRERVADAMSGADKLLTELEELQGVLTANHTSQQLGSAAKILGSMTALSGNLSATVSGAQQIARWAGPIVAALSSSPGCGTDPGCVRSRNELASLVAADNDGTLESIAALAASFRDIRDAETVTLTINKLGQQLSQAVNFLKTGGGLRSRMTQMTQGANALADGGTAVADGVQQLVDRTKQLGTGLSDASSFLLDIKHDAHRRSMTGFYIPAQFMGTDEYRNGAKFFLSDDGHSARYFVQSALDPFTAQAMDQIGKIIDAAKSTQPNTELVDASVALTGITAGLKDTHDYYQTDMKFIFIATVIIVFLILVALLRAVVAPLYLIASVIVSYLSALGLSVIVFQLLLGQALHWSLPGLSFVCLVAVGADYNMLLISRIREESGHGVRVGVIRTVGATGGVITSAGMIFAASMLSLVTASITTMVQAGFTIGIGILLDTFLVRTATVPALVALIGRASWWPRIHPEKCGGMLLALIPEGSLTRSFYKYFRSQFDSANVPAMAAGLTPPTERCESGRVTLGRVLPDSYLGIHALPLFACSDEPRLPLRRPKSTTPATVRAEGRFRTRHGDFLQHALPLFDLKSASPAAANRGACDAG